AgataattaattgaaaaagagaatctagttatAAGTGACTCAGCAAGATATTACAGGATTGCTTTACATACTCTAGCAATCAGACCACTGCTCATCTATAatccaaaaagattaaaaccttGCATAAgcttaacaaaaacaatacaatACACTATTCAGCGTCTGCCTATATTCGCCCCCCAAgtgaaaacaaacaaccaaacaaGGAAAACATACCTCAATGTTGAACAGACGCTTTGAAAAGTCAGGATAGGGGGATTTATTTAATAGTAGTAAGGAGATGAAGAACGCAAACCAAATGCATCGCTGCTTGAGTCTAGAAACGGTGGCATCCTCCCGAACAGTGGGTTGTGCTACACAAACTCATTGGAGCACAAATCCATATACAGCCCACTAACAGCTGAGTCTAGTCCATTGTTCGTTTGTTTAGTGAGCTCAAAACAGTTGGTGTCACTCCAAACTTCTTGACCCATATTGGAGCCCATCACTCCAACCCCATAAAAAGTGGATGCGTCAGGCGGCAAAGGTGGGAGAGCTCGTTAGTGTCATGGGATGAGTATGAGCTTGGGTGCGCCTGCCCACCATCTGTAGTAGCGGTAATGGGCTGGTAATTGGACCCAAAATCCGTAGTCCCCTAAGCCTAGCCATCCTGCTGGAAAATGGACACCATTGGTGGCTTTTCTATGTGGATAAAGCATTATCCCTATGTATGAGCAGTGGTGGAACCAGCAAATGAGCAAATAAAAAAGCAACTGAGACCGTGGTCACATGATTTTATGCCAAGGTAAAAAAGCATttgatattttcaatattttgctttgtttctcaaaacaattacaaaatcattAGTGAGGCCAAATAGTCATAATATTCCATTGACCACTGGTTTTGTTCTCAACTATAATGGCTCTTCTACAGTGACTTtgcaattcatttaaaaaaatcactcaCATGTGTTCATGCTAAAGGATGGCCATGGTCCAGGAGGAAGTTTTCTAGCACATACAATGGAACCACTTTGAGGCTCCACAAACTTATCGGAGTTGGAAGATCAACCTactaaaaaaatactacgctaaGACATACAGATAAATGGGCATAAGTTTGAGCGAATCCATAGAATAACTTGTTGAGAAAAAAATCCTAAAAGATCATTTCTTCATGTATCAATTGATctatatatggaaaatttctCACAGGTGTGCTTTTGTATGACAGAACATCATCATTAGCAGGCCGTTTTGTAGAACTTTCAATGTTGCCCTTGACAGGCTCAGATTCTGTGCTTTTGAATCATCAGAAGAAAAGGCCAAGAAAGCTTTACAAGCTTCTCTCCGAGCATCTGTGAGTAAATAATGAAGACATGGAGTTAGATATGCTTGTGCTGAAATATAACTAAACTAGGAAATTTTGCACTGAACCATAATATAATCAGATGAAACCataaaattgatgtgatttcaaCTTCCAGCTTAACCAAAAAACTAGGTTTTTTTCTGTAGAGGTGCTGAAGATAGAATGGCAAACTTGAAGAATATTCTAGAGAAGAATGTAGCATCAGAATTCAATGTGTATCAACACTATGGTGTTTTAACAGACTTCACAGAGAATCATTGTCTGACAGTTCCAAACCCCGAATCAAAGATTTGTGAGGGGGACTGTTACACGTGAAAAACCCATTATGCATGAATGTCCAGCCAATTATagcaaaataaatgaaacatggTAGCATACTTATTTCATCCTGTAACACAAACTACTAACAGGCTGAAGGCATTCTGTGCATATGCTTATACAGACCCCTGTACTAATTTCTAGAACTCTAAGCCCAAGGCTGTCTCAGATTGAAACAGGAAACTCCCCAGATAAGAACATCAGGATGAAAACCAAAAACCTATAACcagattaaattaaatatatatatatatatatgagtaatgctttTCAACTTCCTATTAACCATCGTCCTTGGATGTGGCATCAAATTTttggaaaattaatttttttacttttcacctactttggaaaaaaaaaaaaatcatttatttgcCAATCATCATCCTAGTTTAGGGTACCCAATTGTTGGTTTTGGTGGTCTAGAatacattttgaaaaatgggTGAAAACTTGGGGTGAAAAATGGAAATCattattgtaataaaaaaacatattcttataacaataataaaacatATCTCAAATTGGGATAAAGAAATACCATATTGTGAGTTCGCATTGGAATCCTTAATTGAGTGACCATGTCGCCATCCCATCTTCAGCAACAATTTTACACCTATTCAAAAGCAGCAAACAGGGGCGTATCATAGAATTTGTATCAAAATTACCATTGTCACAGGCATCACTCTATATTAACCGAAACAAACCAATAGACTCTGTGACTGGAAGAATTATTTCATCAGAAACAGGCCCAGGAATAGCTGATGGCCTGCAATACACAACAAACATATCACAAACAGACCAGCAAGACATTTCATGCTGATGTATTTAGGAAGTAGAACTGTGTGTGCGTGTCCAACAGTGACTTAAAACTCTCAAAAGAGAAGGCATTACATAAGAGACTCATATGGTGAGTGCATATTGGTTAGCGCActtgaaagataaattaatacttaattttaattaagtatTGAAAGAAACAACAGTtaatttttgtgcatatgtTGATCCatacttatttttcaattttttttgtttgtagtctagttttttttttttttttgggcactgggtgtccaagaacaaagtcccaactaatcccCAGGGTGATTGTAGTCTAGCTAATGTTCTTTTTAGTTTCTCAGTTGAAGCtttaatttatatgtttttatggtgTAAAATGCTAAATAGTCCATCTGGTTTGCCTTTTGGACAGATTGATCCCTATAATttcatatcaatatttttaaattttttattagtttttatttttatttttattttttcttctacttttagattttttattttattttcaccaCAAATGGCATGTCAAGTCAGCATTTTTAACGATTAATTAATAGAATGTTAACGAAATGGCCGATTCAATCAAAATTGAAACCACACAGACTACTTATTCTCTAATCCTTTTTATAAGTCTTtgacaaaaataatcaaaagattGTGAATTATGAGatggtaaataaaaaatagatcgAGAAAATATAAGCCCATACATTGCGAGGTCTAGGCTAACTCGGTTTAATAGGAAGACTGAATCAACTCTCTATGTCCTATTGGTCATTTAGAACACCAAGCATAAGAACATTTTCTAGGGTGTCCCTATATTAGGGTATCTTGGCACCCATCTACAAGTACACTCTAGCATCAATAGTTTCCAAATCTTAATTGTTGGAGAAAGGATCAAACACATCCAATATTCAGTCTCAGTCCTATGTCCAAATAAATCAGACTCTTGACTTCCTTCATTGTATAGCTAAAATTATGTTCACACCATATGGTTGGGTTGGCCAAGGATAATGTAATACATGCTACTACATAGCTTAGTTCACTGAATCCCTAGTTCCAACACTTGCAAGTCAAGTTGCTTAACCAATAGATAGACATCAAATGAAATACTCATATAAATTATCACAGTTAAAGAAACTTAACCTCTGTTGTTGTTCCTTTTCAGCTTGTTTACAAGCAAGTTCTGCAGCTGTAAATCCAAATGTATCAAACTGCATAGATGTCCCAAATGATTGACCGTCCAATTCCTAAATGTGAAAACAAAGGAATCAAAAAAGTTGATTAAGaatcttgaaatttttttataacatgtagaataatatatttaaaacaatacTCTCAACAAAATAGCTTCCTCAATCTCTGTTTACCATGCCCGTTGTTAGACTTCTTAAATAGATGCGTTCAGCACAAGGCTTACAATATTACCAATTATAACTTGAGCTGTTCTATGCATCAATGAAAATACTCTTTCCATGAAACACAATGCCAtcgtaattaataaataaataattttcaattgtgtgatgttatttctttgttttcctttttgataactaatttttaaatagcAATTCTTAAAACGCAGCCCCCCTCCATCCCTCTTAACACCCCTATTAAAGCAAAATGTTACATGTTCATATTAAAGCAAACCCCAAGGCAGGGTTTGCACCTTTCCCGCACCCCTTCCCACATTTGGGGGGGTTTGCCCCCGGGAATCCGCCACCGCATTCCAAGGGCAGGGCCCCAAGTCGGTATGCCGGGGTGCAGGGCTAGACCCCTTGTCCATCCACCCCCCCTTCTTCCACCGACCACCCACGCCTGTCACAAtcgggaaaaataaaataaaaggcaaagaaaagagaaaatccACAACAAATATATTAATCCACAACATAATACACAACAAATcagaaacaattaaaaaaaaaaacccacaggCCCACGACGActgtgagagggagagagggtttgagaagaagaggagggagaagccgaggaggaggaggagaagaagaagaggatgcAGGCCGTGTTGCCGCTACAACtgcgagagggagagagggtttgAGAGGTAGCACCGCAAAGAGAGACTACGCCCGGGGGGGGCCCAAAAAAAAAGACGTTATTTCGTCATTtcccttaaaaacaatttattaCCAAAATGACGTCATTTTGGTAACgaatttatttgtatatatatatatatgtatacaaagTGGTGTTGCATGTTCAAAGGAGGGAGAGAGTCGGTAGACCACCTCCTCTTGCATTGTGATACAGCAATGTTTCTTTGGAATGAGGTATTCATTCGAGTGGATTTGGCCTAGGTTATGCCGAAGATTGTGGAGGCATCTTTGGCTAGCTAGACAAACGTAAGAGGTAGGCAACCGATCAAAGcgatttggaagatgatccatCTATGTATTATGTGGTGCTTGTGGAAAGAGCGCAATGAGCAAACATTTGAATGTGCCTACTAGGAAAGATCGTTGGAGGagcttaaagttttattttttataactcttTGTAATTGGGCCATTGCTGTGGATTTTAATTGCATGGtccttcatgattttcttgcctCTAATGTGCCTACTTAGTTAGGGTATCATAGTTTGTTATTGGCCTTgccattcttttttttaataagtttttttCAGGAGCCCTGAAATTAACAGCCAGATAAACCTTAACTAACCATGAAGGGACTCGAACTGGTGACAATTGGGAAGCAAACCCAAGGCTTGACCAACTAATCTACCCCTCAGGGTTTTATTGACcttgccattctttgatcaataaaacttgtttatttataaataaataaaaaattataaatttttgggTTGGGCTTAAGCCTAGGCCTGGGGTGCGGAGGGGGCTGGGCCGCACCTTGGGCCTAAAAAAAAACCCCTTCGAGGCACTGCTAGGTGTTTTCCCTTTGGGCAGGGGCCCCCAGCCCATGCAGGATTGCTTGCGCCACCCACGCAAGGCCAGGGCGGTGGACGCATGGGAGTGGGGGGCAGTGCCCCGCCACCCACCCCTAATGTTTAGCTACTAGCATAATCCCTTACCCTTGTTTTTAGTAATACAGTATAATCCTTCAAACTATAAATAGAATGCTTTCACTggtagtttataatttttttgtgaagaaATACATGTAGTCTCTTTACATTTCCTAAGCTATGTCATCTGTATCTATGGCATTCATATAGTACTAAAAAATCACTAAAAGTCATATACTTCCATGCAAGTGTAGCTTCCTTGTCACAAAAGAAATTGGCTGGAAAAAATGAAACAGAAGTGACTCACAGGTAAATggcaaatcttcttcaaataattttcctATTGAAAAATGTTGATGACGACGAACCCAAAGTATAGGAGTACTTATATCCATTTAGTTACTCAATTTACACTCAGCatctttaatgtttttttttttttttttttaaagaatctgCATTCCTAGGAAGCTCTCTCTGCCATACTCTGTATCAGATACATGTCCATTCCCTCCCTCCCTTCAACATATCATCATATTTGTATCATGTCTATACGTACCCTATGTGTACTGATGCTTCCAAGACAAACCACATAAAGCCccttaaaattttatcaaacttCAACAATTACAAACATTGATCACAAATTTCTCCCCATTCTCAATTTACATCGTACTTGTCCTTTGCCCTCCTTCTACTCTACAAACAAGCAAGATGAGAGAGATTCCCACTGAATCGTCCACTCACCCCTCCCATTATTATTAAAACATTCTAAAAAAGGaatcaaaattctctatttTCTCCTCTCTATCCCACTTTATCCTCTCCCTTCCAAACTCCCAAAAAAAGTGCAACCTCCAAACTCCCAAACAAAGTGCAAGGGGGACAATCTTCAAAACCCCCAAAGaattgagaatttgtcataACCTTGGGTCATGAATATCACAATGAACGAttgcaatacaaaatataaaaaatttcacaaagtcTATTAATTTCCATGCCATTTTTAGCCCACTTCCCTCATTGATATTCATACCAGAGACATATATCTTGTAAAATGGTTCATGTATCAACAATGTCCAAACATGCATCACATTTCCAACATATAGAACCTCCAACAACAAATCCACGAAGTTGACAGTTGCTAAGTGAAAAAAATCTCTTAGCAAACCAGCATCTCGGCTAAGACAATAAAAACATACAGCCTTTTCGTCTTCatctaaaaaattcaaaatgctCTGCTGCTTGACTTTAGCTCTATTCTATTGGTATGATACAGATGTCTGTGGAGCCCACCCTGCACATTTGTTTTGCAGTGTTAACATTATTCTGCACTCAagtcttaatttaaaaattttagttcttctaaatataaattaaaattaaacccTTTTCGGACCCCACAGTATTGTAATAACCAGCAAAAAACCTTTCTGTAAATGCTCCATGAAATCTTCGTCGCTCTTCTTCATCTGTAACCTAGAGAAAAAATAAGAGTACAAGGAATCAACATCAGTATGAAAAGAGCATTATCAAAGACGTCATCCTTTTTTTCTTATGAAATCCTAAGCGAAACACTTGAGAAATCTTTTATTAGCGTTTACTTCAAGCAATCCAATGATCTGCAAACCAGGTATATATAGTCATAAATCCAACTATCAGACAGTTCACATGCAATTCAAAATCTAAGGGCTTGCTACAACACATACATGAATATGATCTTTCACCACAGTGTTTTAGATAAAACTAGCCAGAAAAATGGTCAGTATAGATTGGCAGTCATCTAAAACATTATTATAAACATGCAAATGGATAAAAAGGCCATTAAAATCTGTCGTTTTCTCCTTAATGACTCCCATTTCCAAAGTCCTTCTAGAGAGGATGACATTTTACCTATAATGCCATTTTGGATTTCCAAGGCAAATACTTTCACGGTCTCCAGGTCCAAACAAACAAAAGCCTTCACTAAAACTCAATCCCAACGCAATTACTTAGGCTCGTATGTACTTCGGATCTTATACcgcaacccaaaaaaaaatcatagaagGCATTCAAATCTTCTTCCTATTTTACTTTCCTGAGCTTCCCAGGAACCAAACAAGAGGAGGAAAATTTGAACGAGGAGTTAGGAAAATGTGACCGTACCTCTTGCTTCCAAACAGGGAGGTTTCGGAGGTGACCAGAGGACTCAGCCACAGCTTTCTTCTTACGGCTGCTGATTTCTTCCTCCCGCTCTATCGGTGTTCCATAGAACACGTAATCGTCTCCATCGGAGTCCATTTTTCGGGAAATTATCAGTAACCAAATTAAAGCTCTGATTGTCGAAACCAGATTTGAGAAGACGAGA
This is a stretch of genomic DNA from Carya illinoinensis cultivar Pawnee chromosome 15, C.illinoinensisPawnee_v1, whole genome shotgun sequence. It encodes these proteins:
- the LOC122296431 gene encoding G patch domain-containing protein TGH-like isoform X3, which gives rise to MDSDGDDYVFYGTPIEREEEISSRKKKAVAESSGHLRNLPVWKQEVTDEEERRRFHGAFTERNWTVNHLGHLCSLIHLDLQLQNLLVNKLKRPSAIPGPVSDEIILPVTESIGVKLLLKMGWRHGHSIKDSNANSQYDARREACKAFLAFSSDDSKAQNLSLSRATLKVLQNGLLMMMFCHTKAHLRMARLRGLRILGPITSPLPLLQMVGRRTQAHTHPMTLTSSPTFAA
- the LOC122296431 gene encoding uncharacterized protein LOC122296431 isoform X2, translating into MLWINIFVVDFLFSLPFILFFPIVTGVGGRWKKGGWMDKGSSPAPRHTDLGPCPWNAVADSRGQTPPNVGRGAGKELDGQSFGTSMQFDTFGFTAAELACKQAEKEQQQRPSAIPGPVSDEIILPVTESIGVKLLLKMGWRHGHSIKDSNANSQYDARREACKAFLAFSSDDSKAQNLSLSRATLKVLQNGLLMMMFCHTKAHLMARLRGLRILGPITSPLPLLQMVGRRTQAHTHPMTLTSSPTFAA
- the LOC122296431 gene encoding uncharacterized protein LOC122296431 isoform X1 gives rise to the protein MLWINIFVVDFLFSLPFILFFPIVTGVGGRWKKGGWMDKGSSPAPRHTDLGPCPWNAVADSRGQTPPNVGRGAGKELDGQSFGTSMQFDTFGFTAAELACKQAEKEQQQRPSAIPGPVSDEIILPVTESIGVKLLLKMGWRHGHSIKDSNANSQYDARREACKAFLAFSSDDSKAQNLSLSRATLKVLQNGLLMMMFCHTKAHLRMARLRGLRILGPITSPLPLLQMVGRRTQAHTHPMTLTSSPTFAA
- the LOC122296431 gene encoding uncharacterized protein LOC122296431 isoform X6 encodes the protein MRWRIPGGKPPQMWEGVRERCKPCLGVCFNMNMNWTVNHLGHLCSLIHLDLQLQNLLVNKLKRPSAIPGPVSDEIILPVTESIGVKLLLKMGWRHGHSIKDSNANSQYDARREACKAFLAFSSDDSKAQNLSLSRATLKVLQNGLLMMMFCHTKAHLRMARLRGLRILGPITSPLPLLQMVGRRTQAHTHPMTLTSSPTFAA
- the LOC122296431 gene encoding uncharacterized protein LOC122296431 isoform X7; amino-acid sequence: MRWRIPGGKPPQMWEGVRERNWTVNHLGHLCSLIHLDLQLQNLLVNKLKRPSAIPGPVSDEIILPVTESIGVKLLLKMGWRHGHSIKDSNANSQYDARREACKAFLAFSSDDSKAQNLSLSRATLKVLQNGLLMMMFCHTKAHLRMARLRGLRILGPITSPLPLLQMVGRRTQAHTHPMTLTSSPTFAA
- the LOC122296431 gene encoding G patch domain-containing protein TGH homolog isoform X4, which gives rise to MLWINIFVVDFLFSLPFILFFPIVTGVGGRWKKGGWMDKGSSPAPRHTDLGPCPWNAVADSRGQTPPNVGRGAGKELDGQSFGTSMQFDTFGFTAAELACKQAEKEQQQRPSAIPGPVSDEIILPVTESIGVKLLLKMGWRHGHSIKDSNANSQYDARREACKAFLAFSSDDSKAQNLSLSRATLKVLQNGLLMMMFCHTKAHLIFLVG
- the LOC122296431 gene encoding G patch domain-containing protein TGH homolog isoform X5 → MLWINIFVVDFLFSLPFILFFPIVTGVGGRWKKGGWMDKGSSPAPRHTDLGPCPWNAVADSRGQTPPNVGRGAGKELDGQSFGTSMQFDTFGFTAAELACKQAEKEQQQRPSAIPGPVSDEIILPVTESIGVKLLLKMGWRHGHSIKDSNANSQYDARREACKAFLAFSSDDSKAQNLSLSRATLKVLQNGLLMMMFCHTKAHLVVFF